The Apium graveolens cultivar Ventura chromosome 6, ASM990537v1, whole genome shotgun sequence genome contains a region encoding:
- the LOC141666069 gene encoding uncharacterized protein LOC141666069, translated as MAEVKSLFTGSNQQSPNFSERASCQPVKGEPKAKEILVNDDCLAYDQPPPSEKKGPQICELSVDNIENKVAFGTIFEDDEMNVSVHGVPLKPGHARVSVDGHIQPDALVPVPIPGEIEHVREAVGSHLAWPRNLISLRTIVKKKRDVSQSKNKGEVHKIQQEFTHVKVSKKVPRQYKVLYKHVTKFMKASGESIPILCDSDVFGVEKTIYILHENLKALLEFDMIGQAAISAYMAHLHSTIKRLRKNDDVVMYGFFDPGANFNLNADFQRNVGSRLKEGNQNHIFFLPHNHHCHWILVVIWDGDIYILNPLPHSTHLEKALSETIKQVNSPTGRGNKAPKIKNLVGSPKQPGGVECGYVVMRYMKEIIEDREISFTSKWATKNRKSYTLEELDQVRCDVIDFIQDKM; from the exons ATGGCTGAGGTCAAGTCATTGTTTACAGGATCTAATCAGCAGTCTCCGAATTTTTCGGAGAGAGCAAGTTGCCAACCAGTTAAAGGAGAACCAAAAGCAAAAGAAATATTGGTGAATGATGATTGTCTTGCTTATGATCAACCCCCTCCATCAGAAAAGAAG GGTCCACAAATTTGTGAGCTTTCGGTGGATAACATCGAAAATAAGGTTGCTTTTGGTACTATTTTCGAAGATGATGAAATGAATGTTTCGGTTCATGGGGTGCCCCTGAAGCCTGGACATGCTCGTGTGTCGGTTGATGGACATATCCAACCAGACGCTTTAGTTCCCGTGCCTATACCTGGTGAAATTGAACATGTTCGTGAAGCCGTTGGTTCACACTTGGCATGGCCTCGAAATTTAATCAGCCTACGGACAATTGTG aaaaagaaaagagatgTGTCGCAGTCAAAGAACAAGGgtgaggtgcataaaattcaacaAGAGTTCACTCACGTCAAGGTCAGCAAGAAAGTGCCACGCCAATACAAGGTATTGTACAAACATGTTACGAAATTTATGAAAGCCAGCGGGGAATCGATCCCTATTCTATGTGATTCCGATGTGTTTGGAGTTGAGAAGACAATATATATATTGCATGAGAATTTAAAAGCATTGTTAGAGTTTGACATGATTGGACAAGCTGCGATATCTGCGTATATGGC GCACTTGCATAGTACAATTAAGAGGCTTCGCAAGAATGATGATGTGGTCATGTATGGATTTTTTGATCCTGGCGCCAACTTTAATTTGAATGCTGATTTTCAACGAAATGTTGGTAGTCGGTTGAAAGAGGGTAATCAAAATCACATATTCTTCCTGCCACATAATCATCA TTGTCACTGGATTCTGGTCGTAATATGGGATGGCGACATTTACATTCTCAATCCTTTGCCTCATTCAACTCATTTAGAAAAAGCTTTATCAGA GACAATAAAACAAGTTAATTCTCCAACAGGAAGGGGTAACAAAGCTCCTAAAATCAAGAATCTTGTA GGATCCCCGAAACAGCCTGGTGGGGTTGAATGTGGTTATGTGGTCATGAGGTACATGAAGGAAATTATTGAGGACAGGGAAATTTCTTTTACTTCTAAG TGGGCGACCAAGAATCGCAAGTCTTACACTCTAGAGGAGCTAGACCAGGTTCGCTGTGATGTTATCGACTTCATTCAAGACAAAATGTAG